The following coding sequences are from one Leguminivora glycinivorella isolate SPB_JAAS2020 chromosome 7, LegGlyc_1.1, whole genome shotgun sequence window:
- the LOC125228379 gene encoding uncharacterized protein LOC125228379: MVGKICTVCKQSSAANKSLSFFIYPSDRERRYEWLKAVDRLDLLDKLVDSKSRGNHRICEAHFHDSFIKKCDGLAKSRKCLTKDALPCLEHVNQAFLMNESSSNRKKIKHRKRKLIKTDETANNINEPDNMDPVASECENTGPVSEMEISPDEIKVEKIDEDTTMHISSPELTGFPDLSQFCESVMKVTKETQTSQDADRRRKLDPFETNEQFIQSCSKNLSKGMVQLIKWQLNNKDNADNYKFHMFALNLYFSGANSYNLLKDMMGLPDINALKKLIVPQTTKFDNKLINALKIKVANMSAREKICSLSISSMPVKPSLYYNITRDKVEGFHEIDGVQKIEPAKYALVFIAQGIVEKWTQPIAHAFISHLENSPDISIWVEEIITLLIDVGLDMRAFVSDPETEILYMLESQKVTPEKTYFSINDKNIYYIYDTKKLRKTVESHLNKCHFYIKGSCSEDDDNNLFAKKFNKLCHMLNSKTHVIMSPFKRAFSDRKYQRTFLDNFLLMLQNLKVIRKNDEKDITKSMKFIESIQISIISVIQLYSELKKLGAKMLLTSRLSQNSNDKFSAMTRSKGKKGSTRHFKRTFSRCFVYSMLKKPAGDRKADSASGPQFRPQSLLSVGKHVNQTIKVATTDYRLALPDKKKFETVCRYLYLKCIDHHSCNTFRDYLSRCPESRQYVPPYRSSALLDIRNCKLVPPQSFKDFIMILEKRFRDYCRQDVKINSIGHQILKKISSFEFETPCQCFPLDYLKKLFVRLRIYYAVRENNNVRNRDKNQLFKNFIL, translated from the exons ATGGTTGGTAAAATATGTACCGTGTGCAAGCAGTCTTCTGCTGCGAATAAAAGTCTCTCCTTCTTTATTTATCCTAGCGATAGAGAAAG GAGATACGAGTGGCTAAAAGCAGTCGACCGTTTAGATTTACTCGATAAACTTGTTGACAGCAAATCAAGAGGAAACCACAGGATTTGCGAAGCACATTTCCATGATAGCTTCATTAAGAAATGTGATGGACTCGCTAAGAGTAGAAAATGTCTCACTAAAGATGCACTCCCGTGTTTAGAACATGTTAACCAAGCTTTTCTCATGAATGAATCGTCTAGTAACAGGAAAAAGATAAAACATCGTAAAAGGAAGCTTATAAAGACTGATGAAACagctaataatataaatgaacCCGACAACATGGATCCGGTTGCGTCCGAATGTGAGAATACTGGCCCAGTTTCTGAGATGGAAATATCACCAGATGAAATTAAGGTTGAAAAGATAGATGAGGATACAACTATGCATATCTCAAGTCCTGAGTTGACTGGTTTTCCTGACTTATCACAATTCTGTGAAAGTGTTATGAAAGTCACGAAGGAAACACAGACCTCTCAAGATGCTGACAGAAGAAGGAAGCTTGATCCATTTGAAACAAATGAACAGTTTATACAAAGTTGCAGCAAAAACCTGTCTAAAGGCATGGTGCAACTTATCAAATGGCAACTGAACAATAAAGACAATGCAGACAACTATAAATTTCACATGTTTGCTCTTAACTTATATTTCTCTGGTGCAAACTCATACAATCTCCTAAAAGATATGATGGGTTTGCCAGATATAAATGCTTTAAAGAAACTAATTGTACCACAAACTACAAAGTTTGACAACAAATTGATAAATGCTTTAAAGATAAAAGTTGCCAACATGTCTGCTAGAGAAAAGATTTGCAGTTTGTCTATAAGCAGTATGCCTGTAAAGCCAAGTTTATACTATAATATAACGAGAGATAAAGTAGAAGGTTTCCACGAAATAGACGGTGTGCAGAAGATTGAGCCAGCAAAATATGCTTTAGTATTCATAGCCCAAGGTATTGTAGAAAAATGGACACAGCCCATAGCCCATGCTTTTATTTCTCACCTTGAAAACTCTCCCGACATATCTATATGGGTAGAGGAAATCATCACCTTGCTTATAGATGTTGGCTTAGACATGAGAGCCTTTGTATCGGACCCAGAGACTGAAATACTCTACATGCTCGAATCTCAAAAAGTAACTCCAGAGAAAACTTATTTTTCAATTAacgataaaaatatttactacaTCTATGATACTAAAAAGCTGCGAAAAACTGTAGAAAGTCacctaaataaatgtcacttctATATCAAAGGGTCCTGCTCAGAAGATGACGACAACAATCTATTTGCAAAGAAATTTAATAAACTTTGTCATATGCTGAACTCTAAAACTCATGTTATCATGTCTCCTTttaaaagggcattttcagataGAAAATATCAAAGAACATTTCTAGATAATTTTTTATTGATGCTTCAAAACTTGAAAGTAATAAGAAAAAATGATGAAAAGGATATTACAAAAAGTATGAAGTTCATAGAGAGTATTCAAATATCTATTATATCTGTAATACAATTGTATAGTGAATTAAAAAAGTTAGGAGCAAAAATGTTGCTTACTAGTAGGCTAAGTCAAAACTCCAATGACAAGTTTTCGGCAATGACTAGGAGTAAAGGCAAAAAGGGTTCTACTAGACACTTTAAAAGGACTTTCTCTAGATGTTTTGTATACAGCATGTTGAAAAAACCTGCTGGGGATAGAAAAGCTGACTCGGCAAGTGGTCCCCAATTCAGGCCACAATCCCTGCTATCAGTGGGCAAACATGTCAATCAGACAATAAAAGTAGCCACAACCGATTACAGATTGGCTTTACCAGACAAGAAGAAATTTGAAACAGTATGCCGATATCTGTACTTGAAATGCATAGACCACCACTCATGCAACACTTTCAGAGACTACTTGAGTAGGTGCCCAGAGAGTCGGCAGTATGTACCTCCTTACCGCTCTAGTGCACTCCTTGACATCCGGAATTGCAAGTTAGTTCCCCCACAAAgctttaaagacttcataatgaTATTAGAGAAGAGGTTTAGGGACTATTGCAGGCAAGATGTGAAGATAAACAGTATAGGGCATcaaatattaaagaaaatatcaaGTTTTGAATTTGAAACACCATGCCAGTGTTTTCCTCTTGATTATcttaagaaattatttgtaagaCTGAGAATATATTATGCTGTTCGAGAAAATAATAATGTGCGTAACAGGGATAAAAATCAATTATttaagaattttattttataa